The following are encoded in a window of Candidatus Woesearchaeota archaeon genomic DNA:
- a CDS encoding 2,3-bisphosphoglycerate-independent phosphoglycerate mutase — protein MKNLNKKNNSKKVILIIRDGWGYSTLEKGNATIAAKTPNTDFYTKNYPFTLLKCTGEEVGLPEDTQGGSEVGHLTIGAGRTVLQSYLQIDKSIKDNSFFNNKVLLDAINHVNKHTSQLHLMGLFSDKGVHATTEHLYALLELAKKNLDKKLYKKVFVHCFLDGRDVAEKSCNLYLNQFNQKAPLGKLASLVGRYYAMDRDNNWDRTEQAYHLLTEAQGICSSDPCIAIEEAYDAKVQSDYYIKPIALCDEKNKPIAVIQDNDAVIFFNFRTDRARQLTDAFINPTFKHFKTKKFKNLFFCSFTHYDKTFNNHVAFHHKDVTNNLGKILAVNNKKQLRIAETEKYAHVTFFFNSQIEKPNKGEDRIMVPSPKVPNYAQQPEMSAYQITQKILPEINKAKYDFIAVNFANPDLVGHSANYKATIKACEIVDACIGKIVDNGLMKNYVIMITGDHGNCEEMFFADGTPKPSHTLNPVQFHLVSNDAKLKKIKLVGNKGLSNIAPTILKIMGIPIPKEMNEELI, from the coding sequence ATGAAAAATTTAAATAAAAAAAATAATTCAAAAAAAGTTATTCTGATCATCAGAGATGGTTGGGGATATTCAACCCTTGAAAAAGGCAATGCAACGATTGCTGCAAAAACACCTAACACTGATTTTTATACTAAAAATTATCCTTTTACCCTGCTCAAATGCACCGGTGAAGAAGTTGGTCTGCCAGAAGATACACAAGGCGGTTCTGAAGTTGGGCATTTAACTATAGGAGCAGGAAGAACAGTTCTTCAATCATATTTGCAGATTGATAAATCTATTAAAGATAACTCTTTTTTTAATAACAAAGTTTTGTTAGATGCGATTAATCATGTCAACAAGCATACATCGCAGTTGCATTTAATGGGATTATTCTCAGACAAAGGCGTCCATGCAACCACTGAACACTTGTATGCATTGTTGGAGCTTGCCAAAAAAAATCTTGACAAAAAGCTTTACAAAAAAGTATTTGTTCATTGTTTTCTTGACGGCAGAGATGTTGCAGAGAAATCATGCAACTTGTATCTTAATCAATTCAACCAAAAAGCTCCTCTTGGTAAATTAGCCTCATTAGTCGGTAGGTATTATGCTATGGACAGGGATAATAATTGGGATAGAACTGAACAAGCATATCATCTATTGACTGAAGCTCAAGGAATATGTTCGTCTGATCCCTGCATTGCTATCGAAGAAGCTTATGATGCAAAAGTGCAGAGTGATTATTATATTAAACCAATAGCATTATGTGATGAGAAAAACAAGCCTATTGCAGTTATACAAGATAATGATGCAGTTATTTTCTTCAATTTCAGGACAGACCGCGCCAGACAATTGACTGATGCTTTTATCAATCCAACATTCAAGCATTTTAAAACAAAGAAATTCAAAAACTTGTTTTTCTGCAGTTTCACACATTATGATAAGACGTTCAATAACCATGTTGCTTTTCATCATAAAGATGTTACCAATAATTTAGGAAAGATTCTTGCGGTTAATAACAAAAAACAACTGCGGATAGCAGAAACTGAAAAATATGCACATGTTACGTTCTTTTTTAACAGCCAAATTGAAAAGCCAAACAAAGGCGAAGACAGAATTATGGTTCCTTCACCTAAAGTGCCGAATTATGCGCAGCAACCAGAGATGTCTGCTTATCAAATTACTCAGAAAATTCTTCCAGAAATAAATAAAGCAAAATATGATTTTATTGCAGTTAATTTTGCCAATCCTGATCTTGTAGGGCATTCTGCAAATTACAAGGCAACCATTAAAGCTTGCGAAATAGTTGATGCATGCATAGGTAAAATAGTTGATAATGGACTCATGAAGAATTATGTTATTATGATTACTGGCGATCATGGCAACTGCGAAGAAATGTTTTTTGCAGATGGAACTCCCAAACCAAGCCATACCTTAAATCCAGTGCAGTTTCATTTGGTGAGCAATGATGCAAAATTGAAGAAAATAAAGCTTGTTGGGAATAAAGGATTAAGCAATATTGCGCCGACTATTCTTAAGATAATGGGTATTCCTATTCCTAAAGAAATGAATGAAGAATTGATTTGA
- a CDS encoding DUF86 domain-containing protein, with amino-acid sequence MSNTKIQQKISEIKTNILVIQENMPDSFKEFQGIGLIKDGIYKRLEFCIQNLIDIFSMFYIAKHLGVPGSIEEILLTLENRKIISKKNIKLIQEMKGLRNILVHIYGNIDDRKMYDHLQHLDDFEMILKEIEEIVNNNGK; translated from the coding sequence ATGAGTAATACAAAGATTCAACAAAAGATAAGTGAGATTAAAACAAACATCTTAGTCATACAAGAAAATATGCCTGATTCATTTAAGGAATTTCAAGGTATAGGACTAATAAAAGATGGCATTTATAAACGACTTGAATTTTGCATACAAAATCTTATAGATATTTTTTCTATGTTTTATATTGCAAAACATTTAGGCGTTCCTGGTTCTATCGAAGAAATTCTGTTAACACTTGAAAACAGAAAAATTATCTCAAAAAAAAACATAAAACTAATACAGGAAATGAAAGGGTTGCGCAATATTTTAGTTCATATCTATGGAAACATAGATGATAGGAAGATGTATGATCATTTGCAACATCTTGATGACTTTGAAATGATACTTAAAGAAATTGAAGAGATAGTTAATAATAATGGAAAATGA
- a CDS encoding HD domain-containing protein produces the protein MQRKKEVHDIIKFVEKAGKLETTWRFSETFKDLRESVADHSWRLSLMTFLVEEEFGLKLDVKHAMKIAIVHDLAEAITGDIDAFHVITGKISNKQKIANEKKAINIITRGFPFGNKIKKLWQEYLDQKTKEAKFVKALDKIEAFLSILEAGYKEYNRDVFYANYADDAVKQFPPLKSLLAGIKTRLKRELSKGKIKWVE, from the coding sequence ATGCAAAGAAAAAAAGAAGTGCATGATATTATTAAGTTCGTTGAAAAAGCTGGCAAACTTGAAACTACGTGGAGATTTAGTGAAACCTTCAAAGATCTTAGAGAGTCAGTTGCTGATCACTCCTGGCGATTATCATTAATGACGTTTCTTGTTGAGGAGGAATTTGGTTTAAAACTTGATGTTAAACATGCGATGAAAATAGCTATTGTGCATGATCTTGCAGAAGCTATTACTGGTGATATTGATGCATTCCATGTTATTACCGGCAAAATCAGCAACAAACAGAAAATAGCCAATGAAAAGAAAGCGATCAACATAATCACTCGAGGTTTTCCTTTTGGCAATAAGATCAAAAAATTATGGCAGGAATATCTTGATCAGAAAACAAAAGAAGCAAAGTTTGTCAAAGCCCTTGATAAAATTGAAGCATTTCTCTCCATATTGGAAGCAGGATACAAAGAATACAATCGTGATGTATTTTATGCTAATTACGCAGACGATGCAGTGAAACAGTTTCCACCATTGAAATCTCTTTTAGCTGGTATTAAAACAAGGTTGAAGAGAGAGTTATCCAAAGGAAAGATTAAGTGGGTTGAATGA
- the metG gene encoding methionine--tRNA ligase, with protein MPKKISGKGKTAKKEATLNKRLIVTSALPYANGPLHLGHMVEYIQTDIFVRFQRLIGRDVVYCCADDTHGTPIEVNARKQGITPEQLIAKYFKLHQKDFNDFHISFDSYYSTNTEENKYFSELIFKRLQEKGLIYKKNINQLYCDHCQRFLPDRFVKGHCPKCKAEDQYGDVCEKCGSTYNPVDLINPFCILCNNKPMLKETEHYFFKLSLLKNDFILYFKQQKFQKEIINFLDQWLQKLEDWCISRDGPYFGFKIPGEEAKYFYVWLDAPIGYISSYANYAHKDVRRAEQDWNNAEIVHVIGKDITYFHFLFWPAMLASAELKKPDYIHVHGFLTVNKEKMSKSRGTFITARDYLNNLGPEYLRYYFASHLGSSISDINLDLHDFKEKINNELVANIANLAYRALSFVNKNFNSEISNIGDHFTENEISAEILKAVDRIKEHYNKFEFKEAVKEILYISSLGNKYFQDAKPWELVNSDQKKAQEVLTFTLNLVRNLSILIKPILPEFSTSLEKQLALDGLVWSDIGFNFENKKMGKATIVLKKVEDELNDLLVVEEEDFPLLIKVGEIIKAEPHPNADKLYVLQVNVGDKQLPLVAGIKSRYQLKELPGKKVAVLCNLQPSTLRGVESKGMVLVVEKEEDDYVLIELKKSKIGEVIYPSKKMLEVKEIDYKQFSKVMIVCENKKLLFQGKALKTDVEEIVVDMPDGSKVQ; from the coding sequence ATGCCTAAAAAGATCTCAGGGAAAGGAAAAACAGCAAAAAAAGAAGCAACGCTGAATAAACGTTTAATTGTTACCAGCGCATTGCCCTATGCAAATGGACCGCTGCATCTTGGGCACATGGTTGAATATATACAAACTGATATTTTTGTTAGATTTCAACGCTTAATAGGAAGGGATGTTGTCTACTGCTGTGCAGATGACACTCATGGAACGCCTATTGAGGTCAATGCTCGAAAACAGGGAATTACCCCAGAGCAATTAATTGCAAAATATTTTAAACTGCATCAAAAAGATTTTAATGATTTTCATATCAGTTTTGACAGTTATTATTCAACCAATACTGAAGAAAATAAATATTTTAGCGAGCTTATCTTCAAGCGATTACAAGAAAAAGGCTTGATCTATAAAAAGAACATCAACCAGCTTTACTGCGACCATTGCCAGCGTTTTTTGCCAGATCGTTTTGTTAAAGGCCATTGTCCAAAATGCAAAGCTGAAGATCAATATGGCGATGTTTGTGAGAAATGCGGCAGCACCTATAATCCCGTTGATCTTATAAACCCATTTTGTATTCTTTGCAATAATAAGCCAATGCTCAAAGAAACAGAACATTATTTCTTTAAGCTCAGTTTATTGAAAAATGATTTTATCTTGTATTTTAAGCAGCAAAAATTTCAAAAAGAAATAATTAATTTTCTTGACCAATGGTTGCAAAAACTAGAGGATTGGTGCATATCCCGCGATGGCCCTTATTTTGGATTTAAAATACCAGGAGAAGAAGCCAAATATTTCTATGTCTGGCTTGATGCGCCTATCGGATATATTTCAAGCTATGCTAATTATGCCCATAAAGATGTAAGGAGAGCTGAACAAGATTGGAATAATGCTGAAATTGTTCATGTTATTGGCAAAGATATAACTTATTTTCATTTTTTATTCTGGCCGGCAATGTTGGCATCAGCAGAGTTAAAAAAGCCAGATTACATTCATGTCCATGGATTTTTAACCGTTAACAAAGAAAAAATGTCTAAAAGCAGAGGCACCTTTATTACCGCCAGGGATTATTTAAATAATCTCGGGCCAGAATATTTACGTTATTATTTTGCAAGCCATTTAGGAAGCTCTATTAGTGATATTAATTTAGATCTCCATGATTTTAAAGAGAAAATTAATAATGAGTTAGTGGCAAATATTGCCAATCTTGCTTATCGCGCATTATCTTTTGTTAATAAAAATTTTAATTCTGAAATCAGTAACATTGGTGATCATTTTACTGAAAACGAGATCTCGGCAGAAATCTTAAAAGCTGTAGATCGCATTAAAGAACATTATAACAAATTTGAATTTAAAGAAGCTGTCAAGGAGATATTATATATCTCCTCTCTGGGCAATAAATATTTTCAAGATGCTAAACCATGGGAATTAGTGAATAGTGACCAGAAGAAAGCACAGGAAGTTTTGACGTTTACCCTTAACCTTGTACGAAATCTATCAATTCTTATAAAACCAATATTGCCGGAATTTAGTACCTCGCTTGAAAAACAGCTTGCTTTAGATGGCTTAGTCTGGAGCGATATTGGGTTTAATTTTGAAAATAAAAAAATGGGAAAAGCAACTATTGTGCTTAAAAAAGTTGAGGATGAACTCAATGATCTTCTTGTCGTTGAAGAAGAAGATTTTCCATTATTGATTAAAGTTGGTGAAATTATTAAAGCAGAACCGCATCCTAATGCGGATAAATTGTATGTGTTGCAGGTTAATGTTGGGGACAAACAATTACCGTTAGTAGCTGGAATTAAATCACGATATCAGTTGAAAGAATTACCTGGTAAAAAAGTAGCAGTTCTGTGCAATTTACAGCCAAGCACCTTGCGAGGTGTTGAAAGTAAAGGCATGGTGTTAGTTGTTGAAAAGGAAGAAGATGATTATGTTTTAATTGAGCTTAAAAAATCGAAGATTGGCGAGGTTATTTATCCCAGCAAAAAAATGCTTGAAGTAAAAGAAATTGATTACAAACAATTCAGTAAAGTTATGATAGTCTGCGAGAATAAAAAATTATTATTCCAAGGCAAAGCATTGAAAACTGATGTTGAAGAAATAGTTGTTGACATGCCCGATGGTAGTAAAGTGCAGTAA
- a CDS encoding translation initiation factor IF-6: MQILHTDFNKNPNVGLFGYVTDTYCLVGKDISHKFCKELEAVLKVPIHQISLAGTNLIGVFCAGNSKTLIVPNICFDNELQVLDDLGITYTVLETDLTALGNNILCNNHGAYINPEFSDEEQRYISKVLGVRAAKGMIGDVQVTGAACIVRKNHAIISPFVSDEQLGNIQTLLKVKAVKGTANFGSPYVKSAVLVNSHGFVAGKLCTGIELDELYKGLGFK; the protein is encoded by the coding sequence ATGCAGATACTTCATACTGATTTTAACAAAAACCCAAATGTAGGGCTGTTTGGTTATGTTACTGATACGTATTGTCTTGTCGGCAAAGATATTTCTCATAAATTCTGCAAAGAATTGGAGGCAGTGTTAAAAGTTCCGATACATCAGATCTCGCTTGCAGGTACTAATTTGATTGGTGTATTTTGCGCAGGAAACAGTAAAACACTTATTGTTCCTAATATATGCTTTGATAATGAACTTCAAGTCCTTGATGATTTAGGAATAACCTATACTGTTTTGGAAACAGATTTAACAGCACTTGGCAATAATATTCTTTGCAATAATCATGGTGCATATATCAATCCTGAATTTAGCGATGAAGAACAAAGGTATATAAGTAAGGTTTTAGGTGTTCGGGCAGCTAAAGGAATGATTGGAGATGTTCAAGTAACTGGAGCAGCTTGTATTGTGAGAAAAAACCATGCAATTATTAGTCCTTTTGTTAGTGATGAACAACTAGGGAACATACAAACACTCTTGAAAGTCAAAGCTGTAAAAGGAACAGCTAATTTTGGAAGTCCTTATGTGAAAAGCGCAGTTTTAGTGAATAGCCATGGTTTTGTTGCTGGCAAATTATGCACGGGCATTGAATTAGATGAATTGTATAAAGGGCTTGGGTTCAAGTAA
- a CDS encoding ribonuclease P codes for MKRRYKLKPSLQREIAEERIKELFEQAFLRFNEDKNLSTRYVELARNISQKYKVKIPLPYKRQFCKNCYNYLMPGKNCTIRLTGKTITYSCKECKRFTRMPYH; via the coding sequence ATGAAACGAAGATACAAACTCAAACCATCGTTACAGAGAGAAATCGCTGAAGAAAGAATTAAAGAATTATTTGAACAGGCATTTCTGAGATTTAATGAAGATAAAAACCTTTCAACAAGGTATGTTGAATTAGCGCGTAACATCAGCCAAAAATACAAAGTAAAGATTCCTTTGCCGTACAAACGGCAGTTCTGCAAAAATTGTTATAATTATTTAATGCCAGGCAAGAATTGCACGATCAGGTTAACTGGCAAGACTATAACTTATTCTTGCAAGGAGTGCAAGAGATTTACGAGGATGCCTTATCATTAA
- a CDS encoding HAD-IA family hydrolase, translating to MIKVIMFDIGGVVLNNGDTLFFPWIAKQANKPLEETEKILVKYLYPAEEDAYSEFTAFEKIFKELGITLDPLTVQEKRHHFSTLQNDVVELILKLKKQYRVVFATNNAAEEFTRNYYTFDLGNLFHYGRASFHLKLRKTKKEFFEKYISLLEVHPEEVLFIDDGEKNLLAPASLGMKTICFKNQSQLIQELRAKGIDI from the coding sequence ATGATAAAAGTGATTATGTTTGATATTGGCGGTGTTGTTCTTAACAATGGCGATACCTTATTTTTTCCATGGATAGCTAAACAAGCAAATAAACCATTAGAAGAAACAGAAAAAATACTGGTTAAATACTTATATCCTGCTGAAGAAGATGCTTATTCAGAATTTACTGCTTTTGAAAAAATTTTCAAAGAATTAGGCATCACTCTGGATCCTTTAACCGTACAGGAAAAACGCCATCATTTCAGCACCTTGCAAAATGATGTAGTTGAACTTATTCTAAAATTAAAAAAGCAGTACCGTGTTGTTTTTGCCACCAACAATGCAGCTGAAGAATTCACAAGGAATTATTATACGTTTGACTTAGGAAATTTGTTTCATTATGGAAGAGCTTCTTTTCACCTCAAACTGCGAAAAACAAAAAAAGAATTCTTTGAAAAATATATCTCCTTGCTGGAGGTCCATCCAGAAGAGGTTTTGTTTATAGATGATGGAGAAAAAAATCTTCTTGCACCAGCTTCTCTTGGGATGAAAACCATATGCTTTAAAAATCAAAGCCAATTAATTCAGGAATTACGAGCAAAAGGTATTGATATATGA
- a CDS encoding nucleotidyltransferase domain-containing protein, which translates to MIKIGEIIKNKIEPEQIKKKLLELDTKRRIKFIVLFGSVASRKNNPLSDIDIAVYYEGTSNQRFDFRIKACGNLPDYVDAQIFQDLPLYIQVEVLKGKILYLKSKKMLLDVALKTIQEYEDFRPIYLRSIGMSTKKEGKI; encoded by the coding sequence ATGATTAAAATTGGCGAAATAATAAAAAATAAGATAGAACCAGAACAAATCAAAAAGAAACTCCTTGAACTTGACACCAAAAGAAGGATCAAATTCATAGTACTTTTTGGTAGTGTTGCTTCAAGAAAAAACAATCCCTTATCAGACATAGATATTGCTGTTTATTATGAAGGAACAAGCAACCAGCGATTTGATTTTAGAATTAAAGCTTGTGGAAATCTTCCTGATTATGTTGATGCGCAGATATTTCAGGATTTGCCGTTGTATATTCAAGTAGAGGTTTTAAAGGGAAAAATATTGTATCTTAAAAGTAAAAAGATGTTATTAGATGTTGCGTTAAAAACCATCCAAGAATACGAAGATTTTAGGCCAATTTATTTGAGGAGTATTGGAATGAGTACTAAAAAAGAGGGGAAGATATGA
- a CDS encoding NUDIX domain-containing protein translates to MKLKQAPSSALSPDLKEISIQDVQKRILSELMYHSVMTFNQLWHKQGESNKFAYHLKQLEQKGLVEKTEKGYQLTQKGKQYVPYLKSQTGKEWKGPLICIALVVIDEKRNQVLMFQRGKQPWLGYCGFHGGKIDSSEYILESAERCLKEETGLSAGTFSLKGIFSSKTYEQKKLSYNHQLFVIKATHFKGKLLKKTRKGTNVWVSIDNIAQQNIFPNSPLLLKIALSKRFKWIEADRFQENDIFTGIYIKKELSF, encoded by the coding sequence ATGAAACTTAAACAAGCACCATCATCAGCTTTATCTCCTGATCTTAAAGAGATCTCTATTCAAGATGTCCAGAAAAGAATCCTTTCTGAATTAATGTATCATTCAGTTATGACTTTTAATCAATTATGGCATAAACAAGGAGAAAGCAATAAGTTTGCTTATCATTTAAAACAATTAGAGCAGAAAGGATTGGTTGAGAAAACAGAAAAAGGTTATCAATTAACTCAAAAAGGAAAGCAGTATGTTCCTTATTTAAAATCACAAACAGGAAAGGAGTGGAAAGGTCCTCTTATCTGCATTGCATTGGTTGTTATTGACGAAAAAAGAAATCAAGTGTTAATGTTTCAGAGAGGAAAACAACCTTGGCTAGGGTATTGCGGTTTTCATGGCGGCAAAATTGATTCTTCAGAATATATTCTCGAGTCAGCAGAACGATGTCTTAAAGAAGAAACGGGTTTATCTGCTGGCACTTTTTCATTGAAAGGTATTTTCTCTTCTAAAACCTATGAACAAAAAAAGTTATCTTACAATCATCAGCTTTTTGTCATAAAAGCAACCCATTTCAAAGGAAAGCTGCTTAAAAAAACAAGAAAAGGAACAAATGTATGGGTTTCTATTGACAATATCGCACAGCAAAATATCTTTCCTAATTCTCCGTTGCTTCTTAAGATTGCCTTAAGCAAACGGTTTAAGTGGATTGAAGCAGACCGGTTTCAGGAAAATGATATTTTTACTGGTATATATATTAAAAAGGAATTATCTTTTTAA
- the eno gene encoding phosphopyruvate hydratase, whose product MATMYTIKKVFAREILDSRGNPTVEAEVHVGNHKVLASVPSGASTGKHEALELRDKDGKRYHGKGVLQAVEHINTLIAKKIQGRDIRKLSHIDEMMLHLDGTHDKHKLGANAILAVSMACARACALVENKPLYNILGKGTTLPAPMMNVINGGVHGTNTLAIQEFMIVPCYKNFTESLRVGAEVYQELKTILKKKELTTNVGDEGGFAPGLKKTTDALDLMMKAIQNLGYEKNVKLALDCAASEFYTHDGKYHIDSKKVSHNILADFYEDLVDHYPIYSIEDPFSQDDFIAWKAFMERKLKIQVIGDDLLVTNINRIKMALERKLCNALLLKVNQIGSVSEALDAAKVAFKNNWNVIVSHRSGETTDDFIADLVVALNTGQSKFGAPCRGERLAKYNRLLRIEEELGKRAKFKVPW is encoded by the coding sequence ATAGCAACAATGTACACTATCAAAAAAGTGTTTGCACGGGAAATCCTAGATAGCAGGGGCAATCCTACTGTAGAAGCAGAAGTTCATGTAGGAAATCATAAAGTGCTTGCTTCTGTACCAAGTGGAGCTAGTACCGGAAAGCACGAAGCATTAGAATTGCGTGATAAGGATGGAAAGCGATATCATGGCAAAGGTGTATTGCAGGCAGTTGAGCATATTAATACGCTGATTGCAAAGAAAATTCAAGGAAGAGATATAAGAAAACTAAGCCATATTGATGAAATGATGTTGCATCTTGATGGAACCCATGATAAGCATAAACTTGGGGCAAATGCAATCCTCGCTGTAAGCATGGCATGCGCTCGTGCGTGTGCATTAGTTGAAAATAAGCCATTATATAATATTCTCGGAAAAGGAACAACATTGCCAGCTCCTATGATGAATGTTATTAATGGCGGCGTGCATGGAACTAACACCCTTGCTATTCAAGAATTTATGATTGTTCCTTGCTACAAAAATTTTACTGAGAGCCTTCGTGTAGGCGCTGAAGTGTATCAGGAATTAAAAACCATTCTTAAAAAAAAAGAGTTAACAACGAATGTAGGAGATGAAGGCGGTTTTGCGCCAGGTCTAAAAAAAACAACTGATGCATTAGACCTAATGATGAAAGCAATTCAAAATCTAGGCTACGAAAAAAACGTGAAATTGGCCTTGGATTGCGCAGCATCAGAGTTCTACACGCATGATGGCAAGTACCATATAGATAGCAAAAAAGTTTCTCACAACATACTAGCTGATTTTTATGAAGATTTAGTTGATCATTACCCTATCTATTCAATAGAAGATCCCTTTAGTCAAGATGATTTCATTGCATGGAAAGCGTTTATGGAGAGAAAGCTAAAAATACAAGTTATTGGCGATGATTTATTAGTAACAAACATTAACAGAATAAAAATGGCGCTTGAAAGAAAGCTTTGCAATGCGTTGCTTTTAAAGGTAAATCAAATTGGCAGTGTCAGTGAAGCATTAGACGCAGCAAAAGTAGCTTTTAAAAATAACTGGAATGTCATTGTCAGCCATAGAAGCGGAGAAACAACTGACGATTTTATTGCAGATTTAGTTGTTGCATTAAATACAGGCCAGTCTAAATTTGGCGCGCCCTGTAGAGGAGAACGATTAGCAAAGTATAATAGATTATTAAGAATTGAAGAAGAATTAGGAAAGAGAGCAAAGTTTAAAGTTCCTTGGTGA
- a CDS encoding segregation/condensation protein A, which translates to MQEELFDTLFKDEDVSWKTMIYELVKSEKMDPWDINITHLAKRFLEMLGKMKEMNFRITGKIIIAAAILLRIKSNKLVNDDLSALDDLIASSQKMEEEFYEELEGMQGQGRDGHLSHGKDRQFTLIPRTPQPRKRKVSVYDLVEALQKALDVKQRRNKRFLERQESLVEAPRDVLDISEEIDKVYAQIMEHFKKADNIKGITFSSLVSSKDKKEKIYTFIPLLHLTNQRKVDLEQEAHLAEIYVRPAPAEEAVPSGKTEHKSPKKAAAE; encoded by the coding sequence ATGCAGGAAGAACTATTTGACACGCTGTTTAAAGATGAAGATGTTAGCTGGAAAACGATGATTTATGAGTTGGTGAAATCTGAAAAGATGGATCCATGGGATATTAATATTACTCACCTTGCTAAACGATTTCTTGAAATGTTAGGAAAGATGAAAGAAATGAACTTCCGTATTACGGGAAAAATTATCATTGCAGCTGCTATTCTGCTAAGAATTAAGTCAAATAAGCTGGTGAATGATGATTTATCTGCTCTCGATGATTTAATTGCCAGCTCGCAAAAAATGGAAGAAGAATTTTATGAAGAGCTTGAAGGAATGCAGGGGCAAGGTCGCGATGGACATTTATCTCATGGAAAAGACCGGCAATTTACGTTAATCCCAAGAACACCGCAGCCGCGAAAAAGAAAAGTCAGCGTCTATGATCTCGTTGAAGCGTTGCAGAAAGCATTGGACGTCAAGCAGCGCCGCAATAAACGATTCCTTGAAAGGCAAGAATCACTGGTTGAAGCGCCAAGAGATGTTCTTGATATTAGTGAAGAAATTGACAAAGTATATGCGCAGATTATGGAGCATTTTAAAAAAGCAGACAATATAAAAGGCATTACGTTTTCATCGTTAGTTTCCTCAAAAGACAAAAAGGAAAAAATTTATACGTTCATCCCCTTATTGCACCTCACTAATCAGCGCAAGGTTGATCTTGAACAAGAAGCGCATCTTGCTGAAATTTATGTAAGGCCTGCTCCTGCAGAAGAGGCAGTTCCTAGCGGAAAAACAGAACATAAATCACCAAAAAAAGCAGCAGCTGAGTGA